A window of Pullulanibacillus sp. KACC 23026 genomic DNA:
GTGTGGCAATGTCCACTAGGTTCGGGTTGATCAGGAGGTGGAGCTTCATGCATATTTTACTCGTCGTACTACTCATCATTTCCGCTCTAACGATTGTTGCAATCGTGCTTTTACAATCTGGTAAAAGTGAAGGCTTAACGGGTGCTATTACTGGAGGAGCCGAGCAGCTTTTTGGAAAACAAAAAGCAAGAGGACTAGACAAAGTGCTTCATCGTATCACAGTCGTATGCGGTATCGTCTTCTTTGTCGTTTGTTTTCTTCTCGCGTTCTACTTCTAAAAAGTGCCTTTTAATAGTTGGACAAATTAATTTTTGGATAAACTATAAAAAGCGATCAGCAGCCGACCCTCGGGTGCTGTTTTCTTTTGTTTGATTTAATAGGTAATTATTTCTAATTGGTGAAGAGCCTACCAATTTTTTTATAGCATGGCTGGTTCTTACGGAAGTACAGTCCGTGACGCATTAGCCACCTTTGTTTTAACGTATCTAGATCCGCAGTCTGTCACGTTTTACCTCATTTACAGAAAAGTGATGCTTAAACTTCTAAGGTTAAGGGAATATATGATTAGAATTCATGTGACCGAAGCAGGTCTTTTAGAAAAAGAAATGGAGTGTTAGAGATGAAAATAGTTCCACCAAAACCATTTACTTTTGAAGCTGGCCCTCGTGCTGTGCTGCTGTTACATGGCTTTACAGGAAATTCGGCTGATGTGCGCATGCTTGGCCGCTTTTTGCAGGATCGAGGATATACCTCGCATGCACCGCATTACAAAGGACATGGCGTCCCCCCAGAAGAACTTTTACAAACAGGACCAGAGGATTGGTGGGAGGATGTCAAAGGCGGTCTGCAGCACTTGAAGGATCTCGGATATGAGGAGATTGCCGTTGGCGGATTATCACTTGGGGGGGTATTTTCTGTTAAAGTTGGATACACTTTTCCCATAAAAGGTATTTTTACTATGTGCTCGCCAATGACGGCGAAAACGGAGGAGAACATCCATAGAGGTGTCATTGCTTATGCGAGAGAATGGAAGCAATTAGAAGGGAAATCTCCGGAGCAAATTGAAAAGGAGATGGAGCTTTTTGAGAATGCACCGATGACGACTTTAAGTAAGCTCAGTGATTTAATTCTCGATGTTCGCAACCATCTTGACCATGTGTATGCCCCTATTTTTGTCGCACAGGCTCGTAAGGATGAGATGATTGATCTCAAGAGCCCAGAAATTATTATAAATGAAGTCGAATCTGACCAAAAAGAGCTTAAGTGGTATGAAAATTCGTCTCATGTCATCACTTTTGGTCCTGAGAAAGAACAGCTGCACCAAGATGTGTACCGCTTTTTGGAAAGTTTAGATTGGACGGTGGGGTGATCGACTCGGCTGCTAGAAATGAGGCAGACCAGAGTATAGGAATCCCCTCACCACTCAAGGAGGAAGTCTATTGAATGAAGAGTTAAAAGACCGCATATTGGAATACATGGGAGAAGAGGCCGTTAAGCCGCTCACTCTCCAAGAACTTGAAGAGCTTTTTAGTATGCAGGATGCTGAGGACTACAAAGATCTTATTAAAACGATGAATGAGATGGAAGAAAAAGGCTTGGTAGTCCGCACGCGCAGCAATCGTTACGGGTTGCCAGAAAAAATGAATTTAATTCGCGGACGGGTTCAAGGTCACGCGAAAGGCTTTGCGTTTATTATCCCTGATGACCCAGAAGCGGGGAAAGATGTGTACGTAGCTTCAGGCGACTTAAATGGGGCGATGAATGGTGACACGGTACTCGTGCGCCTATTAACTGAATCACGCGGTGACCGGCCTGAGGGCGTCATTGTGCGGATTGTCGAACGCGGAACGACGCGCGTTGTTGGGACGTTTACTTCAAGCGAGCATTACGGGTTCGTGATCCCTGATGATAAACGTGTGCCAAACGACATTTTTATTTCCAAAGAAAATATGAATGGGGCAGCTGAGGGGCATAAAGTGGTTGTTGAGTTAACCAAATATCCTGAAGGCCGAAAAAATGCAGAAGGGATTGTTGTGCAGATCTTGGGTCATAAAAATGATCCGGGTGTCGATATTTTATCGATTATTCATAAGCATGGCATCCCAACTGAGTTTCCTCAAGAAGTTGTTGATCAGGCGACCCATGTTCCGGATACCATTTCTGAAGAAGATCTAGTGGGTAGACGGGATTTGCGTGACTGGACGATTGTGACGATTGACGGTGAAGACGCGAAGGATTTGGATGACGCGGTTAATGTTATCAAATTGGATAACGGAAACTATCAATTGGGCGTGCATATTGCAGATGTCAGTCACTATATTAAAGAGGGCTCACCGATTGATGAAGAAGCCTTTGAGAGAGGCAATAGTGTCTATCTCGTGGACCGTGTCATTCCAATGATTCCTCACCGTTTGTCAAACGGGATTTGCTCATTAAATCCACAGGTGGATCGTCTCACGATTTCCTGTCTGATGGAAATCACACCACAAGGCAAAGTAGTTGAGCACGAAATTTTTCCGAGTGTGATTAAGACAACCGAGCGAATGACGTATACAAATGTGCGTAAAATTCTTAATCGCGAGGACGATGAGGTTCTTGAACGCTATAAAGAGTTGATCCCATTTTTTGATCTAATGGGTGAACTTGCTAATATCTTAACAGAGAAGCGCCGTGAACGCGGGGCCATTGATTTTGACTTTACTGAAGCTAAAATCCTCGTGGATGAGTCGGGCCATCCGACTGATGTGGTTATCCGGGAACGCAGTGTGGCCGAACGATTGATTGAAGAATTTATGCTGGCTGCGAATGAAACGGTTGCTGAACATTTTCATTGGATGGACGTCCCGTTTATTTACCGGATTCACGAAGACCCAGACCCTGGAAAACTCGAGAAGTTTTTTAAGTTCGCTGTGAACTTTGGTTATGTGGTTAAGGGAAGCCCTGATTCCATACACCCAAGGACTTTGCAATCTTTATTAGAAGAAGTAAAAGGCCAACCGGAGGAAGCGGTTATCAGCACGGTTATGCTGCGATCAATGCAGCAGGCGAAGTATCATCCGGACAGTGTGGGACACTTTGGACTTGCTGCCGAATTTTATACCCATTTCACGTCTCCAATTCGCCGTTATCCGGACTTAATTGTCCATCGGCTTATTCGCACCTATCTATTCGAAAAGAAAACTGATGGAAAGACCCAGCAGCATTGGGACAGCTTGCTCACGGAGATCGCGAAGCATACATCCGATATGGAGCGCCGGGCTGTCGATGCAGAACGTGAGACCGATGATCTGAAGAAAGCCGAATTTATGCTTGATAAGGTCGGTGAGGAATTCGAAGGGGTGATCAGCGGCGTCACGAACTTCGGTTTGTTTGTCGAACTTCCTAATACGATTGAAGGTCTTGTCCATGTCAGTTTCTTAACGGACGACTATTATCATTACGTTGAAGAGCATATGGCATTAATCGGTGAACGAACAGGCAATGTGTTCCGAATCGGTGACGGAATTACAGTTCGCGTCCAGCACGTTAATCTGGATGAACGATCCATTGATTTTGAAGTAGTGGGCATGAAAGGAACTCCTCGACGAGCGCGTCAGGATCGTCCGAAAGTAATTACAGGGCCTAAGTCAGGGCGACAAGGGGGCCGATCGGGCGAGGGATCTCGTTCAAACGGAAAGAGCCGCGGTGGTTCTTCACGTCGAGGAAAGGCGGATAGCCGTCCTAATCCGGCAAGCCCTCGTGCAAAAAAGAAAAAGCGGAGACGTTAAGCGCCCAGTCCGTTAACTCGCCTTCACGGATATGAAAGTGGAGGTGAGTATCATTGGACAAACATGCTATAATAGAGAGAAAATCTGGAGAGGATGGTTGTGTTTGGCTGGGAAGAAAGATAATCAAATCGCAGAAAACAGGCGGGCGCGCCATGATTATTTTATAGAAGAAACCTTTGAGGCCGGACTTGTCCTAATGGGAACAGAAATTAAGTCGATTCGTAAGCGTTCGGTCAATTTTACGGATGCCTTTGCGCGTGTCGAGAACGGTGAGGTTTTTCTCTATAACATGCATATTTCTCCATATGAGCAAGGAAATCGCTATAATCATGACCCGCTCAGACCTCGCAAGCTCCTCCTTCATAAAAAGGAAATCAATAAGCTGATTGGAGCTTCTAAAGAGACAGGCTATACCATTGTCCCTTTGAAAATGTACATTAAAA
This region includes:
- the secG gene encoding preprotein translocase subunit SecG, whose product is MHILLVVLLIISALTIVAIVLLQSGKSEGLTGAITGGAEQLFGKQKARGLDKVLHRITVVCGIVFFVVCFLLAFYF
- a CDS encoding carboxylesterase, coding for MKIVPPKPFTFEAGPRAVLLLHGFTGNSADVRMLGRFLQDRGYTSHAPHYKGHGVPPEELLQTGPEDWWEDVKGGLQHLKDLGYEEIAVGGLSLGGVFSVKVGYTFPIKGIFTMCSPMTAKTEENIHRGVIAYAREWKQLEGKSPEQIEKEMELFENAPMTTLSKLSDLILDVRNHLDHVYAPIFVAQARKDEMIDLKSPEIIINEVESDQKELKWYENSSHVITFGPEKEQLHQDVYRFLESLDWTVG
- the rnr gene encoding ribonuclease R encodes the protein MGEEAVKPLTLQELEELFSMQDAEDYKDLIKTMNEMEEKGLVVRTRSNRYGLPEKMNLIRGRVQGHAKGFAFIIPDDPEAGKDVYVASGDLNGAMNGDTVLVRLLTESRGDRPEGVIVRIVERGTTRVVGTFTSSEHYGFVIPDDKRVPNDIFISKENMNGAAEGHKVVVELTKYPEGRKNAEGIVVQILGHKNDPGVDILSIIHKHGIPTEFPQEVVDQATHVPDTISEEDLVGRRDLRDWTIVTIDGEDAKDLDDAVNVIKLDNGNYQLGVHIADVSHYIKEGSPIDEEAFERGNSVYLVDRVIPMIPHRLSNGICSLNPQVDRLTISCLMEITPQGKVVEHEIFPSVIKTTERMTYTNVRKILNREDDEVLERYKELIPFFDLMGELANILTEKRRERGAIDFDFTEAKILVDESGHPTDVVIRERSVAERLIEEFMLAANETVAEHFHWMDVPFIYRIHEDPDPGKLEKFFKFAVNFGYVVKGSPDSIHPRTLQSLLEEVKGQPEEAVISTVMLRSMQQAKYHPDSVGHFGLAAEFYTHFTSPIRRYPDLIVHRLIRTYLFEKKTDGKTQQHWDSLLTEIAKHTSDMERRAVDAERETDDLKKAEFMLDKVGEEFEGVISGVTNFGLFVELPNTIEGLVHVSFLTDDYYHYVEEHMALIGERTGNVFRIGDGITVRVQHVNLDERSIDFEVVGMKGTPRRARQDRPKVITGPKSGRQGGRSGEGSRSNGKSRGGSSRRGKADSRPNPASPRAKKKKRRR
- the smpB gene encoding SsrA-binding protein SmpB, translated to MAGKKDNQIAENRRARHDYFIEETFEAGLVLMGTEIKSIRKRSVNFTDAFARVENGEVFLYNMHISPYEQGNRYNHDPLRPRKLLLHKKEINKLIGASKETGYTIVPLKMYIKNGFCKILIGVGKGKKNYDKRESEKQRTADRQIAKAVRRSEKGF